ACACTTTCCAATAGAAATAAGTGTTTCGTAGCATCATCTAAAAAGTACTTCTACAAGAAAAAAGTCAGAGCTATGAAGCCCAGCTTCtagcttttttttatatttctctgAAGAAGCAATACAAGGAGTGAGGTGCATTTGGTGTTGCTTTGGATACATAAGAAGAGCAAAGCCAGAAGATAGTTTTTGTAGCTTCTCCTACAACtgtttttgcatctttttcttcttgtagAGTACTTTCAAGGCAATGCTCcaaatacttatttttttttgatgaagtaCCTTTTTGCTTTAAAAAGCATTTTTAAGCACCAAAAACACCCTTAAGAAAACTAAAGAATACATCAAAGGATATCCAGGCAATCCTTAAGAAAACTAAACATCccaatgaaaaattaattatttatttagttTTCAGCTGTCTCTGAAAGGGCTTTTTTATTTTATGCTTGCTGATCATTTGTATATGTTTATTTTTGTCATGCAGGATCAATTGAACCAGGGAGCATGTGGAACGTAGGAGACGCTGAATGTTTCAGATGAATAAAGGGATTACCACCTCTTGCACTAGGAAAGTTTAACTACTTATGTATATGTAATCCCCCATCCATGGATAATAAAATGACCTTGTCATAAACAAAGTGTTTCACGATCACTTTTTACGCTGTGTAGAATTTATATGGACGTCCAACGAAAGGAGATGTAGGAACATAAATAAGATGAACTTAGAACCTCATAAGAGTAGGTGGACCCAgccaatatgaaagaaaaatatataaattagtaaaaaaatcaaaattttaaatcttatgaAAAAAGATTGTCTCGATTTTTTTATGCAAATGAACATCCCACCTAATCTCAACACTTTGGATAGATGATATCCTAAGCCATCCCAATCAGGACGTTGAGACACTAACGAAATGTCCTGTCTCAATATATGGGATGATACCCATCCTGATATCTTACGGAACGTTTTGTTGGAATttgaattcttaaaaaaaaactgCATTTACATAAGATAGATGGCATAGAAAGAATCATAAAACATTAGGCCTGGTTGACATTATTGAAGTTTTTGTGTTCCTGTTCCCTCTAAacaagttttaaaaaaaaaattggtgatTGGGATTGGGACCACATTTGCCGGGACCTTGTGCCATTCTTTACttatattttcaaattttctGAAAGTGGTAAAGTTTTGCGGTCAAaagctttaaattttttttttttttttggtgatctgAATAACAAATGCGTTTGTTATGCTTGCTTGTGTCATTCCTTATTTACAttgtctaatttttttaaatcaataaaaagtACATATTTCTTATGCTTGCTTATGTTATTCCTTACATTTTCAATTTTTCTGAAAGCGATAAGTCTTTGCTGCCCAAAGCTTTAAAGGTTTTATAGATTATTCGAAAAACAAGTGGGTTCCATATTACTCTATCTTTTTCGCTTTATCAcaattttcttcttaaaatttgaaAACAAGAATAGAAAACAAAAGCAATAAATAAGTTGGCATGAAGATAATTGGCAATGCGCCATGCTATGTACGACAGGACAGTATCAACTAGTGTGAATGGTAAAATTTTTGAAGGTTGGCACCAAGTATCCTTACATCAATTTCAGCCAGAGATTTGCTGTCCAAGtacttataaaaagaaaaaaaaggaaagaaggaccTTCATAAGTTTGTGTTATAACAAGGGTAAGGATGTTTTTTGGATGCCCAGTTAAGTTATCCACCGAGTATACTCCAGCACTATGttctttttcatgccaagaaaAGAAATgagaacagaaaataaaaaaagcaaATTATTCAAACACTACTTGGACTGCAACCAATTGATTAAGCTGAGTTCCATGGAGCTAGATTATAGCAACATTGGATCCATTCAAATCACTCTCTTTTGTATTACATTAAGGGCTGGTCATTGGATACTGGTTCTTTCCACTTCTCACAAACAGGAGATGACCCCACACAAGTTTTTTAGATGTTTACGGTGTCAGCTGCTACAACTTACCTTAAAATTGTTTGTCCAATAGTGGAATGTATTTTAGGAGTAAACATGTGATCTGCACTCACAGTGAAACAAATACTGAATGTGCCAATTTTAATAAATAGATGTGCTGGCTTCCTATTTAAAAGGAAAACGgaaacataaatatgatctccatgagaccaggaaaaaagaaaagaaaaatctaacATTTTTCTAGAATTAGCAGAAACAGAACTTGCAACATTAACATAAACCTTAATGAAACAATAGGATAAAAAACATCACTCCAGTTTCCTAGCATGAGCCATACCAGATTTCGCTAACGGCATGAAAATTGGAGAGTACCTATGATGTTTAATTACCATAAGTAGAACAAAGGTGTTTGCAACCAGGAAGAGTAAGCTTGCCAACCACAATTGTATGAAGACGCTCCACCCCTTGAACTCCAGCAGGTAACCCCACATTAACCAATGAAGTTGAGACCCCAtccacacagaaatacagatcaAACCTTTCCATTTCAGTCTCATATTGCTCCATGGAAGAATCAAAGGCAACAAGCAGAAAAACCACACAAAATACTGTGCAGTCATAACCTGTCCAATTAACAGAACAGCAGTCAACACAAATGGGAAATCACACTGGACAAGAAAAGGGATCAGAGACTAATCTAGAAAATATCCATGAGTTTTCATTGAGAAAGGGAACACATTAAAGTAATAAGAACTTGTTAGAAACTCATTATCAATTCCTATGCTAATCAGTTTACATTAGGGCCAATAGCATTTTCTATGGCTTCATGATTCAGGCTTCCTTAATTGTAAAATCAAAGGGATCAACACACTAACCTTGTTGAAAGCAACAAATGCAACTGTCTGCAGGAAAAGGCAAAATGGAAGGTCTCCTGCGAAGAACAAGATCAACGCAAATTGCACCATCAGCTGAGGAAGAAAAGAAATGAGCTTCTCTATTGCTGAGAACCCCTGCTGGTGATGAAGATAGATGTGATAGAAATATATCGAGAAGTTGTGCCTTGGATCGGTACGTGTGAGATGATAGAGCAGTGCTTCATTTAAAAAGTCCCATCCatagagaagaaagaaaatagcAGTCCAGAGGAAGAACATGCATCCAGACAAAAAACCAAACAGTACTGTGTCCCTTGTTATAATGCCCCTGATGAAAACCCAAGGACCAGTCCAAGATACAGATGTTTTTGCAGCTCTAATATCAGAACTTTGACTAGATGTGGTTTGACTAAAACTCCACTGCCAAAGGTAAGGTTTCCCAGCAGGACTTATATTTTGTTTACTGAGAACAAGAACTAAAGGAAGGGAATATATGATAGGGTAGATCCTGAAATGGACGATAAGCCCATACCAGAATGCTGCTTGAACCACCTTACCTGTAAATGAGAGCAGCCAGTATCAACAAAGATGCTTACGATAAAATGCAAAAGTTTTAGTTTCAACAATGGTAAAACTGCTTATCACTTAGTTTCAAAACCAAGGTttatattcatcataaaggaaTTACAGATTTAGGCCCGCCAAATCTTTAAAGTTATATCCCAAACAATTTTTGCACATAAAACTAATCACATGCATAAGGAGGCAGAACTTACACCATTCATAAGACAAAGGATTATCCACAGAATAATCACACAAACAACAGGCTCACAGTTTCCTCTGGTGCCAATGGTGAAAGTGAATGGATTGAAGAGCCAAGCAGCCACAGACCAAAGACGCAGATTCTCAGGCACACCACGCAGCTTCAGAATAGTATCTATAAATAATCCCACAAGCAAATCTAGAAAACAGAAAACGGTTCATTTCAGGTAGTTTACTGTCAAATGTCACAGATAACAAACCAAGTGACTTTTAATAATCCAAATATTCTACCTATTGTAACTGTATTTTCATATGGtcacatttttaaaaaaatttagatgaaaatAAAGTTCTCTTGGAATTTTCGGACCTTTCAAGGTTATAGTAGTTACCGATCATAAGGCAAAGCAGCAACTTTTTAAAGTTTAACtgcatattaattttaataaatgcaTTTTCCAACTACGGAGTCTGCACTTCTATAACTAAAACCATAACCATCAAGCAATGACCTAACTATGTGGGGCTCACTTGATGAATCCTCATTCACCAATGATTCCTGTTAAGAGCAACCTCTCATGTTAGATGTTACTTTGAGCTTTTTAAGTGCTAAGAACTACCATTCCTGTTATCATCAATCTTCTCTCCTCCTTTCAGGCACATTATTTGGCTTTTGAATATCCTCGACCAAAAAGACCACAAGTGAACCTGCCAGACAAAACTTCATccagccaaaaaaaaatttaagtgttTCTTAACCATACAGAAAGCATTGTTGAGAACTATTCTTATTTATTAACCTGAATTGACATCAAATTTCAATACCCATAAAGTGAATGTGGTAAGATAGTTGAAACTGCcaatagaaattaatcactaaattGATTCCAcctccctccccctccctccctctggATGGTGAAGTCATCTAATCCAAGAAAATCTAAGTATTCGTCTAACCATACAGTCTTATTTATAAACCTGAATTGACATCAGATTGCAATACCCATAGAGTGCACATGGCAAGATGCTTGAAAATGCACTATATAAATTAAcccctactctctctctctctctctctctctctctctctcactcactcaCTCACTCACATAGAAGCTTCCTTCCAATGAAAGGTGCCAACATGAAGCTAATCAAAGCAGATGAAGCTATCAGATACCAAGGCTTCAAATTGCCACCCAGACAAGGCCCCAAAGCAAACGATTGCATCACCTATAACAGCAAAAACAACATCGCATGCTAacagtagaattttttttttaattttataggtaCTGTTATTATATATcacaacgaaaaaaaaaaagaaatttacctcaaaagtaatttttttaaaaaaattaataagcagTGTACATGCATTTCTTAGTTTCTGCACATTCCTTTGTGGTAAGTTCACTACTTTTTAAGTCATAACCTAGATTCACGATCTCGAACAACCTAATTCTTGCTTAATCGAGCGCCAAATCCCAATATCAATTCGCCATTATCAACATTAGATCAAACTTAGAACCTGAATCCAGTTCCCAACATTCAGTGCAATTTGAAAAGCTATATATCAGAGTGTTACTTAAAGAAATCAACTTTTCATAGTGGCAGCACCTGTCATGCTTCTTCTAGATCCATAAACAAATAAATATGAAGTTAATAATAATTTTCTTGATAAATCAAACTCGAAAGCAGAGAGGATCAAAAGGCAGCAAGGATAAGAAAGAAGACGAAGAACGAAGAAAGATAGCACTTTTCTTCCATGCCTGCAGCCGAGAAGAGAAGCTTCCCCCAGGATCGATGGAAGGTGGAATTGGGGACGAGCAAGAAGGCCAGGAGAGGAGAGTAGCGGTACGTCGAGCGCTCGAACGGCGACCTCCCGGCGGCCACCATTGCGGCAGCATCGGAGAAGACGAGGTAGTCGATGTCGGTGTAGCGGACCTTCATGTGGGCGTCCTGCCATTCCCCGTAGACCACCAGGAGGAGCCTCAGCGCGGCGGAAAAAAGCATCATCCGGCGGAGATCGATCGATCCCATTCTGGGAGAAACCCTAGCTCTCGATCCAAAGTTCGCCAGTTTCCCCCTTCCCGCGACACGGATCCTGGGAATGGCCCGGTTTTGACTCCGTCCGTATTCTTCCGACCAATGAGGATGTGACACGCTACTGAGCTGATGCCTCCGCTTGAGTTGTTCACGGGCCGGCCCGCAAATGGAGAGAGGCCGGGCCGAGACTGACGGACTGGGCCCACTATTTCGGGGCTTCTTTTAGGCCGTGTTTTAAATACCAGATACCATGCACGCAAGAATGTGACATGTGCGACACACATATTATATTATttcttatttaaatatattttttataaaaataataaataatgctACAAGAAATATTTGAATTATTCGACCTTGTAGTTAAGGTGTAAGACAACGGAGGATAGGAAACAAGCGGATGGGAAAGGTGCGATGGGGAAATGAACATGGTTAGACATACCCTTTGCATAATGTAACAAGAGCTCGCATTATATAAAAATGCAACTTGTTGCGAAGATATCCTGCACGTTGGAATAACCCCTCTATTTGGGGTGCATCCAGAGTAACTCAACGAAATCACATCAGGCTCGAAACTTCAACTTTATATCCATTTCAGGCCGCCAATATAATTGTCCATATGGATAAAGTCCATGGTTGACATCCACGACTAACAATCTTGATTCAAAAATTAATAAACAGATTTTTCTCCCTAATAAACTATCAAAGTATGGTGTAACAGTCTAAAAAATCAGACCTAATAACTTATAGATTTTGGCTAATAATCTACTACTCCACCTCTTTATAAAAGAGGTATAAAAGGGATTCTCAAGGAAGAGACAACCTTCAAATGAAAAAGCTACCTCTCTCTCACTATTCTCCTCTTTTCCCTCTATTGTTCTCGAGCTCTAGGTTAACCTAGGCATTAGAAGGTCCTCCATCAAAAACCCTGGATAAATATGGACTTCTCTTATAAATTTCCTTCGGAATCTAAGATCTTGGATGGTGTCCGACTCTAATCAAATCATCACTCGATTGGAGTCTCGTAGCAATACAAATTTTCAGCCAAACACCGCCACTTTTTTAGTGGTCAACAATCCAACCTATTTAATTTGTTCAAGATcctatttaaaatctatttaatttatttaaatatattttttgataataacGGATCATTTAAATAGTTGATGGTGCATATTGGGTTTTTTTGATGTAGTTGGGCCACTCATGATGGGCTGGTCCAACcaagatctaaatttaaatattaaaaaaattagttagaggaGAAAAAAACTATGGGATCGTTTCCCTCCCTCGtattatctaattttttctccGAGAGAGTTagacattaaaaaattaaaaaaaaattgaaaaaaataactcTCTATTTATTTTCATCTCATTCTTGTATCAAAGCGTTTGAATTGTAGATTTGTTTGTGTGCTTTCCACTGTGATTGTACATACGATCTGAAAGATTTTTTAAAAGTGAAAAATGCATGATTTAACTTACGGATCTtaaatctttaaatttttatagattttcaaaaataatttttgaaatttaaatttacattGAGTTTAATTTAACATTGGTATCAGAGTCCTTGAAGATTGAATTGGTGAGTTTATAGTTttcatgagttcaagatatatcctCTCATATGgtcgatattttatttgaatattaGTTTTTGTTGAAAGCTCTCgggataagttttaaaatataaatgataTACTATATGTAATTTTTGGTGTTATTTATGAAGAGTTttctcccttaaaaaaaaaaaaaaaaaaactctgttGTTCAAAAATCATTGAAGAAGGGGGAATTGCGTTGCCACATGTCTTTGTCCTGcatgtaagtttttttttttttttgaaataaatataaccGTGTCTTTTTCCTTGAAAACTGATGCTGTTTTGTTTAAATGGGAAACTGCCTTGTTTTGGATGGGATGGTTAAGCACGTACGTCTCCCAAGCAGAAGGGCTTGCTCTGTGGCACATCATGTTTCCATGTTTTCCGCATGCTTGCTGGTGGGAGCATGAAGTCTAGTAGTCCATGTctcccaaaattaaaatataaaagagAAGGTGTGCAATAGTATATCCGTACATGAGATTGCATGCATCCGGTTCGGTGCAGACTGTGGTCATGGAGCAGTAGGCTAGATGCTCCAATCGTATGCGACGGGGCGCATGCGTGCCTGAGTGCTGAGCATGCGCATGACGCATGTAGcccaaatatttattattttaataataaaaaataaataatattaaatattataaaaaaatatcattttttttgtaacgaatttatttacgatgaaaatatatttcatcacaaataatgatatttacgatgaaaatcagaattcatcgctaataattatttatttacgatgaaattaattttttatcataaatatctttatatttatgattaaaaaaaaatatcgtaaaaaaaaattatttacgatgaaattaatcatcataaataataaaatatttattttagttttaaatttttaaatattagctacgaaaatagtttcatcaaaaataatgaaagtatttacaacaaaaattaaattttcatcgcaaatatatgttatttacgatgaaaatttttcgtcactaatatttgaaaaaaaataaaaaatttaaaaaattcaacaattaaatattatttgcgatgaaataatacgtcgtaaataatagaatattgatgatgaaaactaaatttttgtcgtaaattaatattatttacaataaaaatttttcatcgttaatatgtgaaaaaataaaaaattttaaaaattttaaaattatagattatttgtaacGAATATATTACGTCACAAATACAGGCGTATTTCTGACGAAAATTTATTTTCTGTTGCAAACActtaagtatttacgataaaaaaattttgtcgttaatatttaaaaaaaataaaaaattttaaaaattcaaaaattatagattattgatgataaaaataatacATTGTAAAtgatcattatttacgatgaaaataaaattttcatcataaatatattttatttacgatgaaaatttttcgtcgttaatatatgcaaaaaaaaatttaaaaatttaaaaattataaattatttgcgatgaaaatattacgtcataaatacttatatatttatgatgaaaattaattttctgtCACAAATACttcagtatttatgatgtaatcctttcatcgctaataaataaaaaaatttaaaaatttaaaaattcaaaaattataaattatttacgacgaaGGCTCTATTGCCAtcgtaaataatatgtatttacgatgaaaagtatatttctgtcataaataattactatttacgataaaaaaaatttcatcgctaatattttagaatatctattttatctaattttatcattagttagttcataattatcatatatactaaattttatatttattatattgataatgatatATTTAAAGATCTTGATTTTGTTGTTTGTGATCTTTGAAAAtctcattttgttttatttcttagttatacacataagtaatgaataaaaatttgaaaaagttgATGAGCTGATATGGATGAAGGAAAAGTATATGTGGGGTATGGGTCGAACCTACTTCAACCTATATGTAAACCAAACATAATTTAATCCATTGACACCCCTAGTTTGAATCATGCTTTTGCTCGATTTTGGTTAGTCTTCTATCCATTTTActtaataaataaaagaaaaaaaataaaaaagatgataTGGCAGTAGATCAAGGGAAAATTTTGCACCTCATATCTGGGCTCTGGTGCTAAAGAGGcctatttctattttttgatctctcaaatattattatttttcgcAGAAAGTTCTGAGTTAAAAAATTTACAGTTAAATCTTTGAACTTGCTTTCAGTGAATCAATATGGTCTTGCCGTCTATCTTGTCAGTtggatctgaaaaaattttatcatgcgagcatcatataattacttattaaaaatttataaatgagaAACTtctttttagtaattattagcgacggaagaaaattttcatcgctaataacgtaattagtgatgaaaataatcattGTAAATAAAACTTTGGCACTATTAGTGACGaaataatatattttcatcgtaaataatatatttgaaaaaaaaattttcagcaaaaattttttttgtcgaaaaatattagcgacgaaacgttgttattagtgacgaaaagcttatttttgtcacaaaatttttttaccgtttaaattatttatcatgaaaataaattattagcgatgataatttttgaaaaaaaaaatttttcagcaagattttttttttgatagaaaatattagcgatgaaaagttaTTTATCGCTAgtaggttattagcgacgaaaagctgattttcattgcaaaattttttttcatttaaattatttacgatgaaaataaattattagcgacgaaaattttcgtcgctaatatcctGCGTCCCGTTATGTCCCATCTAAAACCCATTTTTCCCCCGTCCTCATTCGACATTCTCTCTCACGCGTTCCCCCCTGGCATCCCGCATCTCTCCCCGTGTCCAACCGCCGTCACCATTTGCTCCGCCGTCACTGTCCGCAGAGCTGTCGCCAGCGCCACCATCGAGGTgagctttttcctttttttgggggGGATTCGGGTTGGGGTTGGGGATTGGGACGGTGATCGGACCGGGGACGGGGCTTGcgagtcgaggtcggggacggctGGCTGGGGCTGAGGGCGGCGGTCCGGGGTCGCGGGGCCTATGGTCCAAGGCAGCGGGGCCTGCTAGCCTGGGCCGCGAGGCCTACTAGCTAGGACTGCGGGCCAGGGCCGGGGACGGGGACGGGGACGGCGGTCTGACGTCGGTGGGATGGAGATGGGGTTCTGCAGGGTCGGGCCGTGGCCGTGGCTGGGTCCGGGTTTGGGGTGGGGTGGGGCCGGGTCGGGTCCGTGACTCGATCGAGCAGGGTCCGTGATGGGGCCGGGCCGGGACTGGTCATTTTTGGGTCGTGCTGGGCTGGGCTGGGTTGGTGTGgctcgggtcgggtcgggctggagtGGGTCGGGTTCGTGACTGAGCCGGATTGGGTCGGGTCCAGTCCGGGTCGGGTTGAGGCCGGGTCAGGGCAGGGTAGGCTGGGCTGGGCCGGGTCGGGTTCGGGTTAGGTCGGGTAcgggccgggtcgggtcgggttgggctggggtgggtcgggttCGTGActgggccgggtcgggtcgggtcggggcgGGGCGATCGGGCCGGGTAGGGTCGGGTTCggtatgggtcgggtcgggtcgggtccgggCCTATCTGGGCTATGTCCGTGACAGGGACGGGCCGGGCCTGGTCGTTTTTGGGGCTGGTTGGGCCGGGCCTGATTGgtgcgggtcgggtcgggtcaggttggggcgggtcgggtggagccggggcAGGTCGGGTCTGGGTCGGGCCgggatggggtgggtcgggtctGGTAGGGTTCGGGCCGGGGCCTTCGGGGATGTGTCTGGGGATGGGGCCGAGATGGAGTAGGTCGGGTCGGGCCTGGTCGGGCCGGACtgaaattataataattattgcatattattttttagtgttactgctgaaattatttaattatttaactaattatttttcactaatacaatgcacattactgttatttgttataattaaattattttatgtgctattctGTATGctactgaaattataaataaaaaaatatttttattttagaaaaaaatttattgaaatttttaataaaaaaatttcaatatgaagttattctttttgataaattaaaaatacatcttcgaatgcacgttcaaagatggtacttaaattatattgagccgtagattctcattcaagtttcgatcttcatcgagatcgaaacttgaatgTCCGTATTCgagctttttgaaaaaataataatattattattgttaatcattgatattttattttattatgtggtattcagtagttatctgtccattgttctctgggtatatggtgaatagggtgcgtaggcaccatatccacatcatatacttgaagaaccatggggagatgctgtcgaaatttttagaaaaatgagatgaaatatccactaataacaataataaaattattatttttttgatttctactattattattcaatattatatttatttatatctcaattcctgcagatatggcaccaggaaACAGATGACGACGTTCGCATTCACAGCTCCCTGCAGATGcctcagaggttgaggcacctccacCGATCTTCGATGCCGCACTGGCTtcactgtcagagggtcctgcaccgaCAAGTCCCAATGAGGTG
The sequence above is a segment of the Elaeis guineensis isolate ETL-2024a chromosome 7, EG11, whole genome shotgun sequence genome. Coding sequences within it:
- the LOC105049053 gene encoding GPI mannosyltransferase 1 isoform X1, translating into MGSIDLRRMMLFSAALRLLLVVYGEWQDAHMKVRYTDIDYLVFSDAAAMVAAGRSPFERSTYRYSPLLAFLLVPNSTFHRSWGKLLFSAADLLVGLFIDTILKLRGVPENLRLWSVAAWLFNPFTFTIGTRGNCEPVVCVIILWIILCLMNGKVVQAAFWYGLIVHFRIYPIIYSLPLVLVLSKQNISPAGKPYLWQWSFSQTTSSQSSDIRAAKTSVSWTGPWVFIRGIITRDTVLFGFLSGCMFFLWTAIFFLLYGWDFLNEALLYHLTRTDPRHNFSIYFYHIYLHHQQGFSAIEKLISFLPQLMVQFALILFFAGDLPFCLFLQTVAFVAFNKVMTAQYFVWFFCLLPLILPWSNMRLKWKGLICISVWMGSQLHWLMWGYLLEFKGWSVFIQLWLASLLFLVANTFVLLMVIKHHRYSPIFMPLAKSGMAHARKLE
- the LOC105049053 gene encoding GPI mannosyltransferase 1 isoform X2, whose protein sequence is MGSIDLRRMMLFSAALRLLLVVYGEWQDAHMKVRYTDIDYLVFSDAAAMVAAGRSPFERSTYRYSPLLAFLLVPNSTFHRSWGKLLFSAAGKVVQAAFWYGLIVHFRIYPIIYSLPLVLVLSKQNISPAGKPYLWQWSFSQTTSSQSSDIRAAKTSVSWTGPWVFIRGIITRDTVLFGFLSGCMFFLWTAIFFLLYGWDFLNEALLYHLTRTDPRHNFSIYFYHIYLHHQQGFSAIEKLISFLPQLMVQFALILFFAGDLPFCLFLQTVAFVAFNKVMTAQYFVWFFCLLPLILPWSNMRLKWKGLICISVWMGSQLHWLMWGYLLEFKGWSVFIQLWLASLLFLVANTFVLLMVIKHHRYSPIFMPLAKSGMAHARKLE